Within Citromicrobium bathyomarinum, the genomic segment ACGAACAGCCCGGCACGGCTCGCTTCGTGGACGAAGGCCTTGGTGCCGGTCAGACGCCCGTCGTGCACACCGGCGCTCGCCTTCAGCCCAATATGACGCGGGCCTTCATCGAAGGCGAGCGTGCCGATCAACTCGCCCGAAGCGAGCCGGGGGAGGTATTCCGCCTTCTGTTCGTCGCTGCCGCCCAGCACGATCGCCGATGCGGCAAGCGCGGAGGCGATCAGCGGGCTCGCGGCGAGGCTCTTGCCCAGTTCCTCGACCACCAGGCCAAGGCTCATCCAGCCGAAATCGCTGCCGCCGTGCTCTTCGGGGATGATGATCCCCGCCCAGCCCATCTCGGCCATCGCGCCCCACGCATCCGCGTCGAACGGCTCGCCCGCGTCGCGCACCTTGCGCCAGGCACCCACCGGATGCTCATTCTTCGTCCACTCGCGCGCCATGTCGCGCAGCATTTCCTGTTCGTCGTTGAGAACCGCCATGAGTCCCGCTCCCCTTACTGGTGGTCGAGCATCCCGAGGATGCGCTTGGCGATGATGTTGTTCTGGATTTCGGTCGATCCGCCGTAGATCGTGGTCGCCTTGCCGAAGAGCCAGGCGCGCGTGCCGTCGAGCTCCTTCTGCTCGAAGCCCTCACCTTCCCAGCCGAGCCCGCGATAGCCCTGAATGGCGATCATCAGCTCGGCGCGTTCCTGGCCCAGCTTGGTGCCCGCCTTCTTGAGGATCGAGCTGATCTCCGACACGCCGCCTTGCGCCTTGCTTTCCTCCATCGCGCGCCGCGCGGTGAGCAGGAAGGCGTTCCAGCGCATTTCGAAATCGGCGATCTTCACGCGCAGTTCGGCGTCGGCCAGCTTGCCGTTCTCGTCCAGCCCGATGTAGCGTTCGGCCACCTTGCCCAGCGGCTGCGAATTGAGTGCGGCGAGCGCGCCGCCGCCCGAGAGGTTGGTCCGCTCGTGCTGCAGCAGCTTCTTGCCGATGGTCCAGCCCTGCCCTTCCTCGCCGACGAGGTTTTCCTTGGGCACCTGCACATCGGTGAAGAAGGTTTCGCAGAACGGGCTCATGCCCGAAATCATCTTGATCGGCTTCACCTCGACGCCGGGCGCGTGCATGTCGATCAGCAGGAACGAGATGCCCTTGTGCTTGTCCGCGCGGCTGGTGCGCACGAGGCAGAAGCACTTGTCCGCCCACTGCCCGCCGCTGGTCCAGGTCTTCTGCCCATTGACGAGGTAATGGTCGCCCTTGTCCTCCGCCATCGTCTGCAGGTTCGCGAGGTCCGACCCGGCATTGGGTTCCGAATAGCCCTGGCACCACCGGATCTCGCCCTTGCAGATCGGCGGGATATGTTCATGCTTCTGTTCCTCGCTCGCGAATTCGAGCAGCGTGGGGCCGAGCATCATCACGCCCATCCCGCCGATCGGGTTCCACGCCCCGACCTTGGCCATTTCCTCTTCGAGCGCGCGGGCCTGCTTCTTGGTCAGCCCGCCGCCGCCATATTCCTTGGGCCAGGTGGGCGTGCCCCACCCCTTCTCGCCCATCGCGAGGCGCCATGCCTTCTCCGCGGGGCTTTCCTCACCCGCTTCCTCGACACTGCTGAGGAGGTTGTTCTTGCCGCGCAGTTCGGGCGGAAAATTCTCTGCCAGAAAGGCGCGCACTTCCTCGCGGAAGGCGTCCAGGTCGGCTTTAGCTTCGGGTTCGGCGACGCTCGCCATGTTCACTCTCCCATACCGGCTGTTATGGGCACGACACTGGCGCAGGTTTACGCTCGCGTAAAGTGCTTTCTCGTTCGCCCGATGGACGAGCGCGCCCCTTCCCGGGCGCGTCACCCTTCGGGTCGCGCGGCCGCTCCGTTGAGCAGGTGTTCTTCGAAATACATCCGCAGCGCTTCGGTGGAGGAGCACGCCCCCAGCTTGGAGAGCATGTTCGCGCGGTGGATTTCGACCGTGCGCGGGCTGATCCCCAGTTCGATTCCGATTACCTTGTTGGAATGGCCGCCCGCCATGCGCGCCAGCACCTCGCCCTCGCGAGGGGAAAGGTGGGCCAGCCGGGTGCGGGCCAGGGCGGCACGCTGGCGCGCGGCGGCATAGGGGCCATTCCCGTCGCCCAGCTGGTCGATGCTGCGCAGCAATGCAGCGGTGTCGAGCGGGAGCGAGAAATAGTCGTACCCCCCGCCGCGCAGCACAGCGACCACCCGCCGCAGGCTGGGCCGGCTGGCGTAGGCGATCACTGCCAGCCAGCACCCTTGTGCGCGAAAGTGTTCACACACGCCAAGCGCCATCGGCGTATCGTCCCCCACCAGCACCACCTGTTCGTCGCCCGCGCGCCGCGTCACGAACTGTTCGAGCGTGTCGAATGGCTGTGCGATTACGCCCGCAGCCTCCACCTGTCGTCCAACCTGATCGCGCACTTGCTCGTCCGCGTCGATAACCGCCAATGTTCCCCGCATTTGGCACCCCTTTCTGCGTGTTAACCCTTAAGGGTCGACCGCAGTCATCCGCGTTTTCCCGGCTCGCAGAAATACGAGGTATTGCGGATGTGGAGCTATTTGAGGGGCTTGCTCCAGCCAAAAAGAGCCAAAGCCTAGGTATCCGCGCATAGGGCAGCTGCTCGGTTTTGGAGAAAAATGTCCCGCAGGCTCTGGCCGGTGCCCAATTGCCCCGGTCCCGGTAGGGCGGCGCGCAGGCGACCCGGTGATGCTGATCGCGAACAGTGCCAGACTGCGCGCGATGTTGCTGTCGGAGCCGCGCTACGACCGGCTGGAAGCCATCATCCGTCATGCGCTGGCGTGGGAGGAAAAGCTCGCCAGGCTCGACCGCGAGGATCACCGCAAAATCCGGTGACCGATCCGCTGCCGCGCGAAAATCCTACAAATTATCGCTGTCCTACAAGGGTTTGTCGGACGTAGACGACGCGAGTCGCTGCCTGTTTGCCGTCCGTCGCATCGCCCCCGCGGTGCGGGCGCGGGTGCGCGATTTCCCTGTCGGAGATGCCCATGCCCCAAGCCCTTCCCCCGTCCCCGCCCAAACCGATCCAGACCCCCGCCCCTTACGTCACTCCCTCCGCCGTCGCTTTCGAGCAGGCGGGCGAGGCGATAACCGCCAGCGCCGCCAGCCCCCTGCCGATCGGCGAGGTCAGCTATCGCGCCGCGCGCCCTGCGGCGCTCGACAGCGTGCTGGAGCCCGGCCGCGCGCTGGCGATCGTCGCGCAGCAGCCCGGCCAGCTAACGCTCGCGCTTGCGGGCGGCGGCGCGATCGATCTGCCGGTCGAACCGGGCCTGACCGTGCTGCCCTTCGCGGTGGCCGGGATCAGCGCCGGTGCCCCGGACTTCGCCCCCGCCCTCACCCTGCTCGACTGACGAAAGGCCCGCACCATGCTCCAGACGATCCAGCCTCGTCCCGCCTCCGGCGCGGCGCAAGCTCCGTCGACCGTCGCCGCCAACGGCTTCGGTCACATCAAGCACATGCTCGACCAGGGCCGCGATGTGTCTATCGTCAACTGGTCGGACAGCCTGTCCAACTCGCGTGAAAGCCCGCGAGAATTCATCTTCCGCCTCGCCGACGTGATCGCCACCCACCCCAGCCAGCCGACCGTGCTGGTCACGACTTGGGCCGACGGTGCCTATGGCGGCGCAACCACCGAAGCGGTTGGCAGCGGACCGACCGTGCGGATCCGCAACTTCGCCGTGGCGGGCGGGCAAATGGCCCACGGGCTCGGCACACTGTGGCGCGACAGCGGCCTCGCTGATGAGACGCCGGACCTGCTGACCATCTGCCACGGGCACAATCATGTGGTCGGCACCACCGACGAACAGGTGCTGGGCGAATTCCTCACCGCGCTGGAATACTACCGCCTCGCCCATCCCGGTGTGCCGATCGTCGCGCTGCTGCAGAACCCGCGCGCGGACGGCTCCGCGATGGACCGTGCGGTCGATGCGTGGCGGCGGGTTGCGCGACTGCGCGATATCGCGCTGATCGACGCGCACACGCCCTATCTTGCAGCGGGCAAGCCGTCCGCGTGGTTTGCCGATGGCGATCCGGTGCACCCCAGCGACGCGGGTATCGAAGCGGCATACCTGCCCGCGATCCGTGATCTGTGGGATGCAGCCCCCGCCCGGGCAGCGCTCGGTCCGCCATCGACCCTTTGCGGGCTCGACCCGGCGCTCAACCTGATTCCCAATGGCGACTTCTCCCGCTTTGATGGCGCGGTGCCCGATGGCTGGGTGGCCGCATCCGGGGTGACCGCCAGCAAGGAGCCGGGGATCGTGCGCGACCGCGCGCTGGGCCATTCGCTCAAGCTCGCCAGCACTGGCGGCACTGTGTTCCTCAACCGCATATCCTATACCCTGCCCGATTACGGCCACGCACCTCTGCGCGGCAAACCGGTCTCGCTGTTCGGCTGGGTGTACAAACCAACGGGCGCGCCGCACACGCTGGGCGCGATCACGCTGGAGGCGCTGGCCCCTGCGGGCGGATCCGCCGCCTGCACGACCCGGCCGCTTGCGCAGGATCAGGGCAATGCTTGGGTGCCGTGGGCGATCTGCGGGCTGATGGTGCCAGCGGAGTGCTACGAGATCACCGTGCGCCTGCACCACGACACGGCGGCAGCTACCGCCAGCCAGCCCGTGTATTTCCAGGGAATCACGCTGGTGCCGGGCTACCTCCCGCGCGGGCTGTAGGACCTCCCGCGCGTCTCGGCCCTAGCCTTCGAAGTCGGCGACCTTGACGGTCCGCCGGATATCTTCCGAGGCGGGGCCGATCGCGGCGGGCTGGCGGATGCCGGGCCGCACGCACACATCGTAACGCTCGATCAGGATACCTTCGAAGTTCATCGAGTGGACGATGCTGCCATTTCTGGCGTCGATGAAATAGAGGCCGGTGCGCGGGGTCATCTTGCGCTCAGCCAGTTCCTGGTCGAGCTTGAGCCCGCTGAAGGTCTTGTTGTCGCGCGGGAGCGACATCCCGACCACCGCGATCTCGCGCATGAAGGCGAGCCCGCGCAGGTAGCCGGGGCAGAAGGCGACCGGGACGAACGCGCCCTTGTCCATATCGACATAGCCGAACTGCCCCTCGCCGCTGTTGTGCAGCCACAGCCACCCGTCGCGCCAGCGCAAAGAGTGCGGTATGGACAGGCCTTACCCCACCACCTTGCCGCCCTCGATCTCGATCACCACGCCACCGTCGCGCCAATGACCGCGCCATCCGTCGAAGGTGTCGGACTGGCCGACGGCGGTGACGAAAGCGCTTCACCTTCGGCTACATGACATGCATCGCGACGAAGTCCATGTCCGGCCCCGCAGGCCCCGGGCCAGGGGGATGGAGGGTCGGCGCCCGGTCGGCAAAACCATGTGCTCCGTGCGAAACCGCGCCGGCCTCGACAGGCCCGGCGAAGAGCTCGGCCCATTGCGGCAGAGGAGAGCCTGCCTGCGATTGGGCGTCCTGCCCGATCTGCCCGCTCTGGCGCACCCACTCGACATTGGCGCGCGCCACATAGGCCCCCGCCCCGCCGAACCCGACCAGATCGGACAGTCCATCGCCGTCGATATCGGCGACGAAGCGGGGAAACCGGTCGTTGCTCGACCAGCCGCCCCCGGCATCGCTTTGCCCGAAGGAATCGACCAGCCGCGTGGTATCGCCGAAGGTGCCGTCGCCGCGCCCCAGCGCTACGTAGGTGCCGTCTCCGCCGAAGCCTATAATATCCGCCACCCCGTCGCCGTTCACATCGCCCAGCGTGCGCGGATAGCGGTCTGCGGTCGACCAGCCGCCGCCAACATCGGCATAGCCGAAGCCCGCTATGCCGAGCATCATGCTGCCAAAGCTCCCGTCGGACTGGCCCAGCGCGACGTAAGTGCCGTTGGCCGCGAAGCCGACGATATCCGCACGTCCGTCGTTGTTTACGTCGGCCAGCACACGCGGGAAGCGATCGTCCGACGACCAGCCGCCGCCCGCATCCGAAGCGCCGAACCCGTTCAGCGCAAGCTGGGTCGCGCCGAAGCTGCCATCCGACTGGCCGAGCGCGACATACACGCCCGCGCCGCCGAAGCCGACCAGGTCGCCGCGCCCGTCGCCATTCACGTCGGCCACGGTTCTGGGGTAGGTGTCCGCGCTAGTCCAGCCGCCCGCAGCATCGCTCGCGCCGAAGCCTGCGTAGGCGAGCGTGGCGGGCCCGAAAGCGACCGCCTGCCCCGAAGCCGGAGCCTGGCCGAGCGCGATCGAGACGCCCGCCGAACCGAACCCGATCAGATCCTGCAGCCCGTCGCCGTTCACATCGGCAATGGTGCGCGGGTAGAGATTGTCGTTCGCCCAGCCGCCCGCAGCATCGCTCGCGCCGAAACCGTTATAGGCGAGGAAGGTCTCCCCGAAGGTGCCGTCACCATTGGAAAGCGCCGCAAACAGCCCTGCACTGCCGAAGCCGATCAGGTCCGCCCGGCCATCGCCGTCGATATCTGCCACTCCGCGCGGATAGGTCGTGTTGTCCGCCCAGCCGCCTGCCTC encodes:
- a CDS encoding acyl-CoA dehydrogenase family protein, which gives rise to MASVAEPEAKADLDAFREEVRAFLAENFPPELRGKNNLLSSVEEAGEESPAEKAWRLAMGEKGWGTPTWPKEYGGGGLTKKQARALEEEMAKVGAWNPIGGMGVMMLGPTLLEFASEEQKHEHIPPICKGEIRWCQGYSEPNAGSDLANLQTMAEDKGDHYLVNGQKTWTSGGQWADKCFCLVRTSRADKHKGISFLLIDMHAPGVEVKPIKMISGMSPFCETFFTDVQVPKENLVGEEGQGWTIGKKLLQHERTNLSGGGALAALNSQPLGKVAERYIGLDENGKLADAELRVKIADFEMRWNAFLLTARRAMEESKAQGGVSEISSILKKAGTKLGQERAELMIAIQGYRGLGWEGEGFEQKELDGTRAWLFGKATTIYGGSTEIQNNIIAKRILGMLDHQ
- a CDS encoding LuxR C-terminal-related transcriptional regulator → MRGTLAVIDADEQVRDQVGRQVEAAGVIAQPFDTLEQFVTRRAGDEQVVLVGDDTPMALGVCEHFRAQGCWLAVIAYASRPSLRRVVAVLRGGGYDYFSLPLDTAALLRSIDQLGDGNGPYAAARQRAALARTRLAHLSPREGEVLARMAGGHSNKVIGIELGISPRTVEIHRANMLSKLGACSSTEALRMYFEEHLLNGAAARPEG
- a CDS encoding SGNH/GDSL hydrolase family protein, whose amino-acid sequence is MLQTIQPRPASGAAQAPSTVAANGFGHIKHMLDQGRDVSIVNWSDSLSNSRESPREFIFRLADVIATHPSQPTVLVTTWADGAYGGATTEAVGSGPTVRIRNFAVAGGQMAHGLGTLWRDSGLADETPDLLTICHGHNHVVGTTDEQVLGEFLTALEYYRLAHPGVPIVALLQNPRADGSAMDRAVDAWRRVARLRDIALIDAHTPYLAAGKPSAWFADGDPVHPSDAGIEAAYLPAIRDLWDAAPARAALGPPSTLCGLDPALNLIPNGDFSRFDGAVPDGWVAASGVTASKEPGIVRDRALGHSLKLASTGGTVFLNRISYTLPDYGHAPLRGKPVSLFGWVYKPTGAPHTLGAITLEALAPAGGSAACTTRPLAQDQGNAWVPWAICGLMVPAECYEITVRLHHDTAAATASQPVYFQGITLVPGYLPRGL
- a CDS encoding DUF4915 domain-containing protein; this encodes MRWRDGWLWLHNSGEGQFGYVDMDKGAFVPVAFCPGYLRGLAFMREIAVVGMSLPRDNKTFSGLKLDQELAERKMTPRTGLYFIDARNGSIVHSMNFEGILIERYDVCVRPGIRQPAAIGPASEDIRRTVKVADFEG